In Natronococcus occultus SP4, the following proteins share a genomic window:
- a CDS encoding response regulator gives MGEILLAEDNPGDVRLTKEMFENAGVDGTYHVVGDGVEALDFLYRRGGYENAPRPDLILLDWHFPKKSGAEVLAEIKSDAELRDVPVAVLTGTEPELEKIRSESPAADAYVLKPPEPAECCRLVDGLCPD, from the coding sequence GTGGGAGAAATACTTTTAGCCGAGGACAACCCGGGGGACGTCCGACTCACGAAGGAGATGTTCGAGAACGCGGGGGTGGACGGGACCTACCACGTCGTCGGCGACGGCGTCGAGGCGCTCGATTTCCTCTACCGACGGGGCGGGTACGAGAACGCACCCAGACCGGACCTGATCCTGCTCGACTGGCACTTTCCGAAAAAGAGCGGCGCGGAGGTGCTGGCCGAGATCAAATCGGACGCCGAACTCCGGGACGTCCCGGTGGCCGTGTTGACCGGAACAGAGCCGGAACTCGAGAAGATCCGTTCGGAATCGCCAGCGGCGGATGCCTACGTCCTGAAACCGCCCGAACCGGCGGAGTGTTGTCGGCTCGTCGACGGGCTCTGTCCGGACTGA
- the idsA3 gene encoding geranylfarnesyl diphosphate synthase produces MTTPEAREEAVLEAVNQRRKLVNEAIPEALPIQRPERLYEASRYLLDAGGKRLRPTVLLTTAEALADVEPLSTDYREFPTLDGRSNSPAADDGADQTPETIDAMAAAVSVEVIQSFTLIHDDIMDDDDLRRGVPAVHREYDLETAILAGDTLYSKAFEIMLETGTTSDRAVDALDVLATTCTKICEGQALDVDFEQREDVSPEEYLDMVEQKTAVLYAASACLPAILQGADQETIDALYGYGLDIGRAFQIHDDVLDLTVPSEELGKQRGSDLVEEKQTLITVHARDQGIELEDLVDTEDVERVTESEIDDAVAELERVGSIEYANDRARELVEQGKDRLEVLPDNEARELLCDIGDYLIERGY; encoded by the coding sequence ATGACGACTCCCGAGGCACGCGAGGAAGCGGTGCTCGAGGCCGTCAACCAGCGCCGCAAGCTGGTCAACGAGGCGATCCCCGAAGCGCTTCCGATCCAGCGGCCAGAACGGCTTTACGAGGCCTCGCGGTACCTGCTGGACGCAGGCGGCAAGCGGCTCCGACCGACGGTGTTGCTGACAACCGCGGAAGCACTCGCCGACGTCGAGCCGCTGTCGACGGACTACCGGGAGTTTCCCACCCTCGACGGACGCTCGAACTCACCGGCCGCGGACGACGGGGCCGACCAGACGCCGGAGACGATCGACGCGATGGCCGCTGCCGTCAGCGTCGAGGTCATTCAGTCGTTCACGCTGATCCACGACGACATCATGGACGACGACGACCTTCGACGGGGGGTTCCGGCCGTCCACCGCGAGTACGACCTCGAGACGGCCATTCTAGCCGGCGACACGCTCTACTCGAAGGCCTTCGAGATCATGCTCGAGACCGGTACGACGTCCGACCGAGCGGTCGACGCCCTCGACGTGCTGGCGACGACCTGCACGAAGATCTGCGAGGGACAGGCGCTCGACGTCGACTTCGAGCAACGCGAGGACGTCTCCCCCGAGGAGTATCTCGACATGGTCGAACAGAAGACCGCCGTCCTCTACGCCGCGTCGGCGTGTCTTCCGGCGATCTTGCAGGGGGCGGACCAGGAGACCATCGACGCGCTGTACGGCTACGGTCTCGACATCGGGCGTGCCTTCCAGATCCACGACGACGTCCTCGATCTGACCGTGCCAAGCGAGGAACTGGGCAAGCAGCGGGGAAGCGACCTCGTCGAGGAGAAACAGACGCTGATCACCGTCCACGCCCGCGATCAGGGGATCGAACTCGAGGACCTGGTCGACACCGAGGACGTCGAACGCGTCACCGAAAGCGAGATCGACGACGCCGTCGCAGAACTCGAGCGCGTCGGCTCGATCGAGTACGCCAACGACCGCGCCCGCGAGCTCGTTGAGCAGGGCAAGGATCGACTCGAGGTACTTCCGGACAACGAGGCCCGCGAGTTGCTGTGTGACATCGGTGACTACCTGATCGAGCGCGGCTACTGA
- a CDS encoding ribonuclease J, producing the protein MEIEIATIGGYEEVGRQMTAVRAGDDVVIFDMGLNLSQVLIHDNVETERMHSLDLIDMGAIPDDRIMSDLEGDVQAIVPTHGHLDHIGAISKLAHRYDAPIVATPFTIELVKQQIEGEQKFGVENDLVKMEAGETMSIGDSGKVDLEFVNVTHSIIDAINPVLHTPEGAVVYGLDKRMDHTPVIGDPIDMERFREIGREGNGVLCYIEDCTNASKKGRTPSENVAREHLRDVLYSMEDYDGGIVATTFSSHISRVTSLVEFAKDIGRQPVLLGRSMEKYSGTAERLDFVDFPDDLGMFGHRKSVDRTFKRIMNEGKENFLPVVTGHQGEPRAMLTRMARGETPYELDDGDKVVFSARVIPEPTNEGQRYQAEKLLGMQGARVYDDIHVSGHLNQEGHYEMLDALQPQHIIPAHQDLSGFSSYVNLCESEGYQMGRDLHVTRNGNLIQLVD; encoded by the coding sequence ATGGAAATCGAAATTGCAACGATTGGCGGTTACGAGGAAGTCGGACGGCAGATGACTGCCGTTCGCGCCGGCGACGACGTCGTCATCTTCGACATGGGGCTGAACCTCTCGCAGGTTCTGATCCACGACAACGTCGAAACCGAGCGGATGCACAGTCTCGATCTGATCGACATGGGCGCGATTCCGGACGATCGGATCATGAGCGACCTCGAGGGCGACGTCCAGGCGATCGTCCCGACCCACGGTCACCTCGACCACATCGGTGCCATCTCGAAGCTGGCCCACCGGTACGACGCACCGATCGTTGCCACACCGTTTACGATCGAACTGGTCAAACAGCAGATCGAGGGCGAACAGAAGTTCGGCGTCGAGAACGACCTCGTGAAGATGGAGGCCGGCGAGACGATGTCGATCGGCGACTCCGGCAAGGTCGATCTCGAATTCGTCAACGTCACCCACTCGATCATCGACGCGATCAACCCCGTGCTCCACACCCCCGAGGGTGCGGTCGTCTACGGGCTCGACAAGCGGATGGATCACACGCCGGTCATCGGCGACCCGATCGACATGGAGCGGTTCCGCGAGATCGGCCGCGAGGGCAACGGCGTGCTGTGTTACATCGAGGACTGTACCAACGCGAGCAAGAAGGGCCGTACCCCCAGCGAGAACGTCGCCCGCGAACACCTCCGGGACGTCCTCTACAGTATGGAGGACTACGACGGCGGGATCGTCGCGACGACGTTCTCGAGTCACATCTCGCGGGTGACGAGCCTCGTCGAGTTCGCGAAGGATATCGGTCGGCAGCCGGTCCTGCTCGGGCGCTCGATGGAGAAGTACTCCGGCACCGCCGAGCGACTCGACTTCGTCGACTTCCCCGACGATCTGGGGATGTTCGGCCACCGCAAGTCCGTCGACCGCACGTTCAAGCGGATCATGAACGAGGGCAAGGAGAACTTCCTGCCGGTCGTCACCGGCCACCAGGGTGAGCCCCGTGCGATGCTTACCCGGATGGCTCGCGGCGAGACCCCCTACGAGCTGGACGACGGCGACAAGGTTGTCTTCTCGGCACGGGTCATCCCGGAGCCGACCAACGAGGGCCAGCGTTACCAGGCCGAGAAGCTGCTGGGCATGCAGGGCGCTCGTGTCTACGACGACATCCACGTCTCGGGGCACCTCAATCAGGAGGGCCACTACGAGATGCTGGATGCCCTCCAGCCCCAGCACATCATCCCGGCCCATCAGGATCTGAGCGGGTTCTCCAGCTACGTTAACCTCTGCGAGAGCGAGGGGTACCAGATGGGACGAGACCTGCACGTGACGCGCAACGGGAACCTCATCCAGCTTGTCGACTGA
- a CDS encoding amino acid permease — protein MTKDLERDLGLFAVIAISMGAMIGSGIFILPGIAMAEAGPAVILAFVIAAILVVPAALSIAELGTAMPEAGGDYVFIERGMGPAMGTIAGLGTWLMLMLKGALALVGGMFYLEAVMALPSVEAVAVTFAVVLIAINLIGVKQTGGLQLIMVVVMLVILSVFVAGSIIRVDGANYDPFFTEGMGGVFTATATVLVSYAGVTKVAAVAEEIEDPGRNLPLGLLVSLVATSILYALLVFVLVGVIEGEALAGEEAPMAEAVDLLFGELFLYAIVLAALLALISTANAGILTASRYPLALSRDDLFLDVFEYIHPRFATPVVAILSTGGIMVLAILTLDVEQIAKSAGAFQILVYILVCGALIAFRERDLEWYDPEFSTPGYPWVQLFGIASGVFIISRMELLPIVGSIAIVIGGFVWYRLYAKERVEREGVAKGLARREAGRQFVRDTEAQFERSDQYEVLIPIRRDVTREQEDALIQMAAPIVRRRGGRIRVVRFDEVPDQVPLDTAADELTSEDVEFETRTDHLVRYLEVPVEVGEIVSHDSRHAVVNFAERTGADLVLARQRPTSRLETLFGRDADWIMEHAPCDVVFVQHEQRGEIDEIAVVTDRSPFNDPLKVELADAIADTLGASVRFLFPVSADAPEELLETIEAYHDDLDDLCTVPVESTIVRTDDEVEGLSEALAAADLVMLSTVTHRRLPDLFVERRSDRLAAAIEQPVLLVHSKKTRRGSFLRPILNRVLFD, from the coding sequence ATGACGAAGGATCTCGAGCGCGACCTGGGGCTGTTTGCCGTAATCGCGATCAGCATGGGCGCGATGATCGGCAGCGGAATCTTCATCCTGCCCGGGATCGCGATGGCCGAAGCTGGCCCCGCCGTGATTCTCGCGTTCGTGATCGCGGCGATCCTGGTCGTTCCCGCCGCGCTCAGCATCGCCGAACTGGGGACGGCGATGCCGGAAGCTGGTGGGGACTACGTCTTCATCGAGCGGGGGATGGGTCCCGCGATGGGGACGATCGCCGGGCTCGGGACCTGGCTCATGCTGATGTTGAAGGGCGCGCTCGCGCTCGTCGGCGGCATGTTCTACCTTGAGGCCGTGATGGCGCTGCCGAGCGTCGAGGCGGTGGCGGTGACGTTCGCAGTCGTTCTCATCGCTATCAACCTGATCGGGGTCAAACAGACCGGCGGACTGCAACTGATCATGGTCGTCGTCATGCTGGTGATTCTCTCGGTGTTCGTCGCCGGATCGATTATCCGGGTCGACGGCGCGAACTACGATCCGTTCTTCACCGAGGGAATGGGCGGCGTGTTCACCGCGACCGCGACCGTGCTCGTCTCCTACGCCGGCGTCACGAAGGTCGCGGCCGTCGCCGAGGAGATCGAGGACCCGGGCCGAAACCTCCCGCTTGGACTCCTCGTCTCGCTGGTCGCGACCTCGATCCTCTATGCCCTGTTAGTGTTCGTCCTCGTCGGCGTCATCGAGGGCGAAGCGCTGGCCGGGGAGGAGGCGCCGATGGCCGAAGCGGTCGACCTGCTGTTTGGCGAACTGTTTCTGTACGCGATCGTCCTCGCCGCACTGCTGGCCCTGATAAGTACCGCCAACGCGGGCATCCTGACGGCCTCACGGTACCCGCTCGCGTTGAGTCGCGACGATCTCTTTCTGGACGTCTTCGAGTATATCCACCCGCGGTTCGCGACCCCGGTCGTCGCGATCCTCTCTACCGGCGGGATCATGGTTCTCGCGATCCTCACGCTCGACGTCGAACAGATCGCCAAATCCGCCGGCGCCTTCCAGATCCTCGTCTACATCCTGGTCTGTGGCGCCCTCATCGCCTTTCGCGAACGCGATCTGGAGTGGTACGACCCCGAGTTCTCCACGCCCGGCTACCCGTGGGTCCAGCTGTTCGGCATCGCTTCCGGCGTGTTCATCATCTCGCGAATGGAGTTGCTCCCGATCGTCGGCTCGATCGCGATCGTCATCGGCGGGTTCGTCTGGTACAGGCTGTACGCCAAGGAGCGCGTCGAGCGCGAGGGCGTCGCGAAAGGCCTCGCACGCCGGGAAGCCGGACGACAGTTCGTCCGCGACACGGAGGCCCAGTTCGAACGATCCGACCAGTACGAAGTCCTCATCCCGATCCGGCGGGACGTCACCCGCGAGCAAGAGGACGCCCTGATCCAGATGGCGGCACCGATCGTTCGCCGCCGTGGCGGGCGGATCCGCGTCGTCCGGTTCGACGAGGTACCCGACCAGGTTCCCCTCGACACCGCCGCCGACGAGCTCACCTCCGAGGACGTCGAGTTCGAGACCCGGACCGACCACCTGGTTCGGTATCTCGAGGTGCCCGTCGAGGTCGGCGAGATCGTCAGCCACGACAGCCGCCACGCGGTCGTCAACTTCGCGGAGCGGACCGGGGCGGACCTCGTGTTGGCTCGCCAGCGGCCGACGAGCCGGCTCGAGACCCTGTTCGGCCGGGACGCCGACTGGATCATGGAACACGCCCCCTGCGACGTCGTCTTCGTCCAGCACGAGCAACGCGGCGAGATCGACGAGATCGCGGTCGTCACCGACCGCAGTCCGTTCAACGACCCGCTCAAGGTCGAGCTCGCGGACGCGATAGCCGACACGCTGGGGGCGTCGGTCAGGTTCCTCTTTCCGGTCTCGGCGGACGCACCGGAGGAACTGCTCGAGACGATCGAGGCGTACCACGACGATCTCGACGATCTCTGTACCGTCCCCGTCGAGTCGACGATCGTCCGCACCGACGACGAGGTTGAGGGGCTCTCCGAAGCGCTCGCAGCGGCCGATCTGGTGATGCTGAGTACTGTCACCCACCGTCGGCTACCGGACCTGTTCGTCGAACGGCGGTCGGATCGACTCGCCGCCGCGATCGAACAGCCCGTACTGTTGGTCCACTCGAAGAAGACACGCCGGGGATCGTTCCTGCGACCGATTCTGAACCGGGTGCTGTTCGACTGA
- a CDS encoding RNA-guided endonuclease InsQ/TnpB family protein — protein sequence MDFSPRFRLYPTTPQREALGWQLDTVRQVYNDGLKRYNDLPPAEEDDRTVKQRVRHVRDQLPVLKNWWEELNLVWSTVLQEAVERIQTNITNLGKLKAAGYDVGSLNWKSPREYQSFTYRQSGFELDKKSGRSGRGRLILKKVNGETLEIPIRLHRDIDPDNIKNVTVKRESSGAWYASFDIEAETPEKPDVEDIDPEDTVGLDLGIVNFVFDSDGRAINRLDLSDARERLEREQRPLSRKHYESRNWEKQREAVAAVHESIRDKKRDYHHKLAHFYTTQYDAVFVEDFTIRELFEGPDNARNKVEVGWGNFKQILDSHGEKHACHVMEVPAYNTTTECYSCGVEVEKELWVREHACPSCGFETDRDYNAALNVKRRGLRFDLYVLEPFGLERAGLAPVGRVNRVRPLTGRRGVRVD from the coding sequence ATGGACTTCAGCCCGCGCTTCCGCCTCTACCCGACCACGCCACAACGAGAGGCGTTGGGCTGGCAACTCGACACCGTGCGACAAGTATACAATGACGGCCTCAAACGATACAACGACCTTCCACCAGCGGAAGAAGACGACCGCACCGTGAAACAACGCGTGCGACACGTCCGCGACCAACTCCCGGTATTGAAAAACTGGTGGGAAGAGTTGAACCTCGTCTGGTCCACCGTGTTGCAAGAAGCCGTCGAACGCATCCAGACAAACATCACCAACCTCGGCAAATTGAAAGCCGCGGGGTACGATGTCGGCTCGCTGAACTGGAAATCTCCGCGAGAGTATCAATCGTTTACGTACCGCCAGTCCGGCTTCGAACTCGACAAGAAGAGTGGCCGCTCTGGCCGTGGACGATTGATCTTAAAGAAAGTCAACGGGGAGACGTTGGAAATCCCGATCCGCTTACACCGTGACATCGACCCCGACAACATCAAAAATGTCACGGTAAAACGCGAATCCTCGGGCGCATGGTACGCCTCGTTCGACATCGAAGCAGAAACGCCCGAGAAACCCGATGTCGAAGACATCGATCCTGAGGACACCGTGGGTCTCGACCTTGGGATTGTGAACTTCGTGTTCGACTCGGACGGACGTGCCATCAACCGCCTTGATCTCTCAGACGCCCGCGAACGACTCGAACGCGAACAACGTCCGTTGTCGCGGAAACACTACGAGTCACGGAACTGGGAGAAACAACGCGAGGCAGTCGCCGCGGTTCACGAGTCGATACGCGACAAGAAACGCGACTACCACCACAAACTCGCACACTTCTACACGACGCAGTACGACGCCGTGTTCGTCGAAGACTTCACCATCCGCGAGTTGTTCGAAGGCCCTGACAACGCGCGGAACAAGGTGGAAGTGGGCTGGGGCAACTTCAAGCAAATTCTCGACTCTCACGGTGAGAAACACGCGTGCCACGTGATGGAAGTCCCCGCGTACAACACGACAACGGAGTGCTACTCGTGCGGTGTCGAGGTGGAGAAGGAATTGTGGGTGCGTGAGCACGCGTGTCCCTCGTGTGGATTCGAAACGGATCGGGATTACAATGCGGCGTTGAACGTGAAACGCCGCGGTTTACGCTTCGATCTCTACGTCCTCGAACCGTTCGGGCTCGAGCGGGCGGGCCTCGCTCCTGTAGGTCGCGTAAACCGAGTCCGCCCACTCACGGGCCGCCGGGGCGTCCGTGTCGACTAA
- a CDS encoding helix-turn-helix transcriptional regulator — translation MSINGTPATPRESAIDDVAYLSRSEHRVPALVAMAARPRTRAELRELTGASPSTIRRTLRAFEQRSWVRRDGHQYEATALGAAVASGMETLLVLIETERTLRGVWEELPEAALELALERPGTTTVTVAEHDAPYRPVNRFRSLLLEADRFRFVGFDVGLYDPCTDVFGRRVLDGMDAELIDSPDVAAYMLSTYPERCARLLESGNLTAMVHDELPPYGISRLDDRVVVSGYDSDSGGVTVLVDTDAPAAREWADSVYATYRSEARPLEPERFEDVEIEA, via the coding sequence ATGTCAATCAATGGCACACCAGCGACGCCGCGGGAGTCCGCGATCGACGACGTTGCCTACCTCTCCCGGTCGGAACACCGCGTTCCGGCGCTGGTCGCGATGGCGGCTCGCCCGCGGACCCGGGCCGAACTCCGCGAGCTGACGGGGGCGTCGCCGTCGACGATTCGGCGAACACTCAGGGCCTTCGAGCAGCGCAGCTGGGTTCGCCGCGACGGGCACCAGTACGAGGCGACCGCGCTCGGAGCGGCCGTCGCGAGCGGGATGGAGACGCTGCTCGTGCTGATCGAAACCGAGCGAACGTTACGGGGCGTCTGGGAGGAGCTTCCGGAGGCAGCCCTCGAGCTGGCCCTCGAGCGGCCCGGAACGACGACCGTTACCGTCGCCGAACACGACGCCCCGTACCGCCCGGTGAACCGGTTCCGGTCGCTGCTTCTCGAGGCCGACCGGTTCCGGTTCGTCGGGTTCGACGTCGGGCTCTACGATCCCTGTACGGACGTGTTCGGTCGACGCGTCCTCGACGGGATGGACGCGGAGCTGATCGACTCGCCCGACGTCGCCGCGTACATGCTCTCGACCTATCCCGAGCGCTGTGCCAGGCTCCTCGAGAGCGGGAACCTGACCGCGATGGTCCACGACGAGCTCCCGCCCTACGGGATCAGCCGGCTCGACGACCGGGTCGTCGTCAGCGGCTACGATTCCGACAGCGGGGGCGTGACCGTGTTAGTCGACACGGACGCCCCGGCGGCCCGTGAGTGGGCGGACTCGGTTTACGCGACCTACAGGAGCGAGGCCCGCCCGCTCGAGCCCGAACGGTTCGAGGACGTAGAGATCGAAGCGTAA
- a CDS encoding isopentenyl phosphate kinase: MIVLKLGGSVITDKDRAETLDGEALDRAADAVAEALADPEGSLAEGLVVVHGGGSFGHHNASEHGVSTTAGTRDPTAVQEIHGAMTTLNAFVRSRLLERDVPAVPVHPFSAGHRDADGELHLPTGQIATLLEEGFVPVLHGDVIAHAGTGATIVSGDELVAELARTLGADRVGLCSTVPGVLDADDRVVERIDSYETVADVLGESESTDVTGGMAAKVRALLELEANASIFGLAALEDFLAGETAGTTIE; the protein is encoded by the coding sequence ATGATCGTCCTGAAACTCGGTGGCAGCGTGATCACCGACAAGGACCGCGCCGAGACCCTCGACGGCGAGGCGCTCGACCGGGCGGCCGACGCCGTCGCCGAGGCGCTCGCGGATCCCGAGGGGTCGCTCGCCGAGGGACTCGTCGTCGTCCACGGCGGGGGGAGCTTCGGCCACCACAACGCCAGCGAGCACGGCGTCAGCACGACCGCAGGGACCCGCGACCCGACGGCGGTCCAGGAGATCCACGGCGCGATGACGACGCTGAACGCGTTCGTTCGCTCGCGGCTGCTCGAACGGGACGTCCCCGCGGTTCCGGTACATCCCTTCTCGGCGGGCCATCGCGACGCCGACGGCGAGCTCCACCTGCCGACGGGACAGATCGCGACGCTGCTCGAGGAGGGGTTCGTCCCCGTCCTCCACGGCGACGTGATCGCCCACGCGGGCACCGGCGCGACGATCGTCAGCGGCGACGAACTCGTCGCCGAACTGGCGCGGACCCTCGGGGCCGACCGGGTCGGGCTCTGCTCGACCGTCCCGGGCGTCCTCGACGCCGACGACCGGGTCGTCGAGCGGATCGACTCCTACGAGACCGTCGCGGACGTCCTGGGCGAAAGCGAGTCGACGGACGTCACCGGAGGGATGGCCGCGAAGGTACGGGCGTTGCTCGAGCTCGAGGCCAACGCCTCGATATTCGGACTCGCGGCGCTCGAGGACTTTCTCGCGGGCGAGACGGCGGGAACGACGATCGAGTAG
- the mvk gene encoding mevalonate kinase, translating into MTRSSAPGKVYLFGEHAVVYGEPAVPCAIERRARVGVQRREDGKLRVHAEDLSLDGFTVEYGGGADGQPDVDVAESLVSAAMGYVDGAIEQVREVTGEEEVGFDVTIESDIPLGAGLGSSAAVVVAAIDAATRELGVTLEPTEIADRAFRTEYEVQDGQASRADTFCSATGGAVRVEGEDCGSIEAPDLPLVIGFDGGAGDTGELVAGVRRLREEYPFAADTVGAIGDVVRNGEDVLEAGDLEELGRLMNFNHGLLSALGVSSRSLDSMVWAARNAGAYGAKLTGAGGGGCIVALDPTDETETALSYTPGCEETFRAELADEGVKRLE; encoded by the coding sequence ATGACACGCTCGAGCGCCCCCGGCAAGGTCTATCTCTTCGGGGAGCATGCGGTCGTCTACGGCGAGCCCGCGGTGCCGTGTGCGATCGAACGGCGGGCTCGCGTCGGCGTACAGCGGCGCGAGGACGGGAAGCTCCGCGTTCATGCCGAGGATCTCAGCTTGGACGGCTTTACCGTCGAGTACGGCGGCGGCGCGGACGGACAGCCCGACGTCGACGTCGCCGAGTCGCTCGTCTCGGCGGCGATGGGGTACGTCGACGGCGCGATCGAACAGGTGCGGGAGGTCACCGGCGAGGAGGAGGTCGGCTTCGACGTCACGATCGAGAGCGACATCCCGCTCGGCGCGGGACTGGGCTCCTCCGCGGCGGTCGTCGTCGCTGCCATCGACGCCGCGACCCGGGAGCTCGGCGTCACCCTCGAGCCGACCGAGATCGCCGACCGCGCCTTCCGGACGGAGTACGAGGTCCAGGACGGTCAGGCCTCCCGCGCGGACACCTTCTGCTCGGCGACGGGCGGGGCGGTCCGCGTCGAGGGCGAGGACTGTGGCTCGATCGAGGCACCCGATCTCCCGCTCGTGATCGGGTTCGACGGCGGCGCGGGCGATACGGGCGAGCTCGTCGCGGGCGTCCGGCGGCTCCGCGAGGAGTACCCCTTCGCTGCGGACACCGTCGGGGCGATCGGTGACGTCGTCCGCAACGGCGAGGACGTCCTCGAGGCGGGCGACCTCGAGGAGCTCGGTCGACTGATGAACTTCAACCACGGCCTGCTGTCGGCGCTGGGGGTGTCCTCGCGCTCGCTGGACTCGATGGTCTGGGCGGCCCGCAACGCCGGCGCCTACGGCGCGAAGCTGACCGGAGCCGGCGGCGGGGGGTGTATCGTCGCGCTCGATCCCACCGACGAGACCGAGACCGCCCTCTCGTATACGCCCGGCTGCGAGGAGACGTTTCGCGCCGAACTCGCCGACGAGGGGGTGAAGCGCCTCGAATGA
- the rpsB gene encoding 30S ribosomal protein S2, with amino-acid sequence MTDDNATQEGLDAADEEIDEEPAEGPGPAADLDEDVEPAAEQSADAEEAEAEEEDAGPSLDDDVMSDEEADLLIPVEDYLGAGVHIGTQQKTKDMERFIHRVRTDGLYVLDVSKTDGRIRTAADFLSNYDPEQILVTSSRQYGRFPAEKFAEAVGARARTGRFIPGTLTNPKYDGYIEPDVVVVTDPIGDAQAVKEAITVGIPVIAMCDSNNQVSNVDLVVPTNNKGRKALSVVYWLLANEVLDRRGAEPSYALEDFESMV; translated from the coding sequence ATGACAGACGACAACGCAACCCAAGAAGGGCTCGACGCCGCCGACGAGGAGATCGACGAGGAGCCGGCCGAAGGGCCCGGCCCCGCCGCCGACCTCGACGAGGACGTCGAGCCAGCAGCCGAACAGTCCGCCGACGCCGAGGAGGCCGAGGCCGAAGAAGAGGACGCGGGTCCCTCGCTCGACGACGACGTCATGAGCGACGAGGAGGCCGACCTGCTGATCCCCGTCGAGGACTACCTGGGCGCCGGTGTCCACATCGGGACCCAGCAGAAGACCAAGGACATGGAGCGGTTCATCCACCGCGTCCGAACCGACGGGCTCTACGTGCTGGACGTCTCGAAGACCGACGGCCGTATCCGCACGGCCGCGGACTTCCTCTCGAACTACGACCCAGAGCAGATCCTGGTCACCTCGAGCCGCCAGTACGGTCGGTTCCCGGCCGAGAAGTTCGCCGAGGCCGTGGGCGCCCGCGCCCGCACCGGTCGCTTCATCCCCGGCACGCTGACCAACCCCAAGTACGACGGCTACATCGAACCCGACGTCGTCGTCGTCACGGACCCGATCGGCGACGCCCAGGCCGTCAAGGAGGCGATCACCGTGGGGATCCCGGTCATCGCGATGTGTGACTCGAACAACCAGGTCAGCAACGTCGACCTGGTCGTCCCGACCAACAACAAGGGTCGCAAGGCCCTTTCCGTGGTCTACTGGCTGCTCGCCAACGAAGTTCTCGACCGCCGCGGCGCCGAGCCGTCCTACGCGCTCGAGGACTTCGAGAGCATGGTCTGA